AAGAGGAAGGCATCAGGGCCTCCGCCGACCATCTCGTCCTGCTGGCCGAGGACGCCGCCGGTTATGCCAATCTCGTCAAGCTGGTTACCGCGGCGCACCTGGAAGGCTTTTATTACAAGCCGCGCATTGACCTTGAAATCCTGGCCGGGCACAACAAGGGGTTGATCGGGTTGTCGGCCTGCCTGAAGGGAAAAATCCCGGAGCGCCTGCTGGCGGGAGACGAAGAGCAGGCCGTAAACATGGCCGGCCGGATGGCCGATATTCTCGGCAAGGATAATTTTTTCCTGGAACTCCAGGCCAATGACCTGCCGGAACAGAAAAAAGTCAATCGCGGCCTGATTGACCTGGCGCGCAAAACCCGCCTGCCCCTTGTGGCCACCAACGACGTTCATTATCTTAAGAAAGAACACGCCAAAGCGCACGAAATCCTGCTCTGCCTGCAGACCGGAGCGGTTTTAAGCGATCCGAAACGCATGCATTTCGGATCGGACGATTTTTACCTGAAAAGCACGGCGGAAATGGAAAGATTTTTCAGCGGCCAAAAGGCGGCTTTGGAAAACACGGTTGAAATTGCGCAGCGTTGCAACGTGGAACTCCGTTTTGATGAACAGCATTTCCCGGAATTCAGCCCTCCGGAAGGACAGAGCCAGAAGCAGTATCTTGCAGATCTGTGTTTCCGGGGCGTCGGCCGGCATTACAATATCGCCGATCCCGCCCGTCCGCGGGACGAAACCGAACGGCGCATCATGGAACGCCTGGCCTATGAGATCAGCGTCATTGAAAAAACCGGATTCCTTGGATATTTCCTGATCGTCTGGGATTTTGTCCGGTTTGCCAGGGAAAATAAAATCCCGGTCGGTCCCGGCCGCGGTTCCGGCGCCGGCAGCCTTGTTTCCTACGCGCTCGGCATAACCGGCATTGATCCGCTCCGCT
This genomic interval from Kiritimatiellia bacterium contains the following:
- the dnaE gene encoding DNA polymerase III subunit alpha — encoded protein: MANPFVHLHVHTSYSLLDGAARICDLIAAAAEDNQRAMAITDHGVMYGIVEFYKAAVAGGIKPILGCEVYVAENSRLDRKEEGIRASADHLVLLAEDAAGYANLVKLVTAAHLEGFYYKPRIDLEILAGHNKGLIGLSACLKGKIPERLLAGDEEQAVNMAGRMADILGKDNFFLELQANDLPEQKKVNRGLIDLARKTRLPLVATNDVHYLKKEHAKAHEILLCLQTGAVLSDPKRMHFGSDDFYLKSTAEMERFFSGQKAALENTVEIAQRCNVELRFDEQHFPEFSPPEGQSQKQYLADLCFRGVGRHYNIADPARPRDETERRIMERLAYEISVIEKTGFLGYFLIVWDFVRFARENKIPVGPGRGSGAGSLVSYALGITGIDPLR